In Hyphomicrobium denitrificans ATCC 51888, the DNA window ACGACGGGCGGCTCGGCCAAGTCTTCACGAACCTGATCGACAACGCGCTGTCGTTCTCGCCGGAGGGCGGTAAGATCACTGTGCGCGCACGCCCGAACGGGAGCAAGATCGAGATCACCATCGAAGACGAAGGCCCCGGCATTCCTCCCGACAAGCTCGGTCAGATCTTCGACCGCTTCTACAGCGACCGGCCGCAAACCGATGCCAAGCGCGGCAAGAATTCAGGCCTCGGGCTTTCGATTTCGCGCGAGATCGTCGTCAGTCATCACGGCGAGATTTTCGCGGAGAACCGGCCACAGAACGGATCGGCGATCATGAGCGGCGCACGCTTCACGGTGCGCTTGCCGCTCATTGCGAATGTTGGAGACGGCCTTGCGCGGCGAAGCTGATCGCGTGCATGCCACGGCTATCGCAATCGGCGATCGCGGTGTGCTGATCCGCGGCCTGTCCGGTTCCGGCAAATCCGACCTCGCTCTTCGATGTCTCGCGTGCGGTCCGTCGGCGCTGCTGCGCGATCCCGTAAAGCTCGTCGCTGACGACCAGGTTATTCTAAAGAGCGATTGGTCGCACGGTGCGCCACGCCTTTGCGCGACGGCCCCTCAGACACTTCGCGGCAAGATCGAAGTTCGTGGCGTTGGCATCCTGGAGGTTGCCGTCCGCGACGCAGTCGACATCGTGTTGATCGCCGATATCGCGCGCGAAGGCTCGATCGAGCGGTATCCGGACCCGTGGCCTACGGTCGTGCTGTGCGGCGTCAGAGTCCCCGCCATCCGTCTTTTACCTTTTGAAAGCTCAGCGCCGCTGAAAATATTCGCCGCTCTTGACATGGCCCGCCTGCCACGTATCGAGGTTAAGGAATAAGTTCGCCTACAAACCCCTTGCGCGGGGGGCGAACAGTTGCCACCTTCCGCGCCATATGGCGAAGCATACGAAGCTGTCGCCGAATGAGGTTTAACGGCCGGCGCTCATGATCGGACTTGTCATCGTCACGCATGGCGGCCTTGCCCAGGAATTCCGCAACGCGCTGGAACATGTGGTGGGCGCGCAAACCGCGATGGAAACGATCGCGATCGGCCCCGAGGACGACATGGAGGCGCGCCGGATCGATATTCTCAATGCCGTGCGCTCGGTCGACGGCGGCGACGGGGTCATCATTCTGACGGACATGTTCGGCGGCACGCCATCGAATCTCGCGATCTCGGTGATGGATGA includes these proteins:
- a CDS encoding HPr kinase/phosphorylase, coding for MRGEADRVHATAIAIGDRGVLIRGLSGSGKSDLALRCLACGPSALLRDPVKLVADDQVILKSDWSHGAPRLCATAPQTLRGKIEVRGVGILEVAVRDAVDIVLIADIAREGSIERYPDPWPTVVLCGVRVPAIRLLPFESSAPLKIFAALDMARLPRIEVKE
- a CDS encoding PTS sugar transporter subunit IIA, with translation MIGLVIVTHGGLAQEFRNALEHVVGAQTAMETIAIGPEDDMEARRIDILNAVRSVDGGDGVIILTDMFGGTPSNLAISVMDEAKAEVIAGISLPILVKLASVRGEVPLPEAVIMARDAGKKYIKVASQELSGG